One Curtobacterium sp. MCLR17_007 DNA window includes the following coding sequences:
- a CDS encoding carboxylate--amine ligase/circularly permuted type 2 ATP-grasp protein has translation MSAELTLGAEEELHLIDLESGRLSAKAPRLLPKLPADRFGAELQRTTIETNTPVVTTLDDLRRVIVDLRQELSAAIEPAGVTIAAAGTAPRSEYADFELTSGGRFGRMQEQYRMLVDEQLICGLQVHVGVSDRDLAVQIAQRVAPTLPALLALSASSPFWNGQDTGYSSFRSIIWQRWPSAGSFGRVSSAAEYDKVLDDLIASGVIADKKMAYFDVRPSSHAPTLELRVCDATPVVDDAVLIAGLFRAAVRKAELAVESGAEWHPRSEPLHRAAMWQAARSGLSGELLGLGQHPERLPAEIAVRQLVSRLRPELEELGDWATVADLVEDTLARGTSTDRQRTAYAERGSLDDVVAQVIADTAGTPSGHEEHPVVAIPSYRVRAGDEAVGPGARPRPAFRDLAAFFRGWDADTTIERCAARDVWTREHEVGFVVDGGVQVFGCDLVPRTISAYEWAQLEAGLAQRARAIELFLRDAYGARRIVTDGAMHQDDFVGANGWDPDAARLPADAVRASVIGFDLIRNEFGGWRVLEDNVRSPSGVAYGLALREMMDDVVPDAPRPDRLRDPHTVLGLLRDTLCANASAVTGHPDPVVALVSDGPGAGAWYEHRRLADGAGMRLVSESDLDVRDGQVVHAPSGEVLHALYLRIDRDVSALRTDATPDLGARILDAAQAGTVHLANAPGNALVDDKAMYVWVPDLIWYYLEQKPLLESVPTYRTGIEVERLSVLDRVGELVTKPVDGEGGRDVMIGPSASAPEVAERRRAIAADPAGWVGQEVVQLSSHPTIGPSGLDPRHVDLRAFVYVTGTGPDDVHLADVALTRVAPEGSMVVNSSRGGGAKDTWIIDAEAAR, from the coding sequence ATGAGTGCAGAGCTGACGCTCGGCGCCGAGGAAGAACTGCACCTCATCGACCTCGAGTCCGGCCGACTTTCCGCGAAGGCCCCCCGCCTTCTGCCCAAGCTGCCCGCCGACCGCTTCGGCGCCGAACTGCAGCGGACCACCATCGAGACGAACACCCCGGTCGTGACGACCCTCGACGACCTCCGGCGGGTGATCGTCGACCTGCGCCAAGAGCTCTCCGCGGCGATCGAGCCCGCGGGGGTGACGATCGCCGCGGCCGGCACGGCACCCCGGTCCGAGTACGCCGACTTCGAGCTGACGTCGGGCGGTCGCTTCGGCCGGATGCAGGAGCAGTACCGGATGCTCGTCGACGAACAGCTCATCTGCGGGCTGCAGGTGCACGTCGGGGTGAGCGACCGCGACCTCGCGGTGCAGATCGCCCAGCGCGTGGCACCGACGCTGCCCGCGCTGCTGGCCCTGAGTGCGTCGAGTCCGTTCTGGAACGGGCAGGACACCGGGTACTCCTCGTTCCGCAGCATCATCTGGCAGCGGTGGCCGTCCGCCGGCAGCTTCGGTCGGGTGTCGAGTGCGGCGGAGTACGACAAGGTGCTCGACGACCTCATCGCGTCGGGCGTGATCGCCGACAAGAAGATGGCGTACTTCGACGTCCGGCCCTCGTCCCACGCGCCGACGCTCGAGCTCCGGGTCTGCGACGCCACCCCCGTGGTCGACGACGCCGTCCTGATCGCCGGGCTCTTCCGCGCCGCGGTCCGCAAGGCCGAGCTCGCGGTCGAGTCCGGCGCCGAGTGGCACCCGCGCAGCGAACCGCTGCACCGGGCGGCGATGTGGCAGGCCGCCCGCAGCGGTCTGAGCGGCGAACTGCTCGGGCTCGGGCAGCACCCGGAGCGCCTTCCGGCAGAGATCGCGGTCCGACAGCTCGTCTCCCGCCTGCGTCCCGAGCTCGAGGAACTCGGCGACTGGGCCACGGTCGCCGACCTGGTCGAGGACACGCTCGCTCGGGGCACCTCCACCGACCGGCAACGCACCGCGTACGCCGAGCGCGGCAGCCTGGACGACGTCGTCGCCCAGGTCATCGCCGACACCGCGGGGACGCCCTCCGGCCACGAGGAACACCCCGTGGTCGCGATCCCGTCCTACCGGGTGCGCGCGGGCGACGAAGCGGTCGGACCCGGTGCCCGCCCGCGCCCCGCCTTCCGCGACCTGGCCGCGTTCTTCCGCGGCTGGGACGCCGACACCACGATCGAGCGCTGCGCCGCGCGGGACGTCTGGACCCGCGAGCACGAGGTCGGGTTCGTCGTCGACGGCGGCGTGCAGGTCTTCGGGTGCGACCTGGTGCCGCGCACGATCAGTGCCTACGAGTGGGCCCAGCTCGAGGCCGGTCTCGCCCAGCGGGCACGGGCCATCGAGCTCTTCCTGCGTGACGCGTACGGCGCCAGACGGATCGTCACGGACGGTGCGATGCACCAGGACGACTTCGTCGGGGCGAACGGCTGGGACCCGGATGCGGCTCGGCTCCCCGCCGATGCCGTCCGGGCGTCGGTGATCGGCTTCGACCTGATCCGGAACGAGTTCGGCGGGTGGCGCGTGCTCGAGGACAACGTTCGCTCGCCCTCCGGTGTCGCGTACGGACTCGCCCTGCGCGAGATGATGGACGACGTGGTGCCGGACGCCCCCCGCCCCGACCGGTTGCGCGACCCGCACACCGTCCTCGGTCTGCTGCGTGACACCCTCTGCGCGAACGCGTCCGCCGTCACCGGCCACCCGGACCCGGTCGTGGCCCTGGTGTCGGACGGCCCGGGCGCCGGTGCCTGGTACGAACACCGTCGCCTGGCTGACGGCGCCGGCATGCGGCTGGTGTCCGAGTCCGACCTCGACGTCCGCGACGGGCAGGTGGTCCATGCCCCGTCGGGCGAGGTCCTGCACGCGCTCTACCTGCGGATCGACCGCGACGTCAGCGCGCTGCGGACCGACGCGACCCCGGACCTCGGCGCGCGGATCCTCGACGCGGCGCAGGCGGGCACGGTGCACCTCGCCAACGCGCCGGGCAACGCGCTGGTCGACGACAAGGCGATGTACGTCTGGGTGCCGGACCTGATCTGGTACTACCTCGAGCAGAAGCCCCTGCTCGAGTCCGTGCCGACGTACCGCACCGGCATCGAGGTCGAGCGGCTGTCCGTGCTCGACCGCGTCGGCGAGCTCGTCACCAAGCCCGTCGACGGCGAGGGCGGCCGCGACGTGATGATCGGTCCGAGCGCGAGTGCCCCCGAGGTCGCGGAACGCCGACGCGCGATCGCCGCCGACCCCGCGGGCTGGGTGGGGCAAGAGGTCGTGCAGCTGTCGTCGCACCCCACCATCGGCCCCTCCGGCCTCGACCCGCGGCACGTCGACCTCCGGGCGTTCGTGTACGTCACCGGGACCGGCCCGGACGACGTCCACCTGGCCGACGTCGCGCTGACCCGCGTCGCCCCCGAGGGCAGCATGGTCGTCAACTCCTCGCGGGGCGGCGGCGCCAAGGACACGTGGATCATCGACGCGGAAGCAGCGCGCTGA
- a CDS encoding N-acetylglutaminylglutamine amidotransferase: MCGLAGEIRFDGTAPDVVAVARMTGCMVHRGPDGDGLWARGPVALGHRRLSIVDLSTAGAQPMVVARLGLTIAYNGMVYNYRQLRDELHGKGHTFDSTSDTEVIVAAYAEWGTAFVEHLVGMFAIAIWEHASGRLVLARDRLGIKPLYVAPVPGGLRFASSLPAVLAGSGGGSHDVDTSIDPVAFASYMTFHSIVPAPRTILSGVGKLPPATVRVVEPDGTTTDTVYWEPRFERDPAKADWSDQDWQHAMVESLRTAVGRRMVADVPVGVLLSGGIDSSLVVALLAEAGQRDLATFSIGFEAAGGESGDEFEYSDLVARHFGTDHHRIRIPSSRLLDGIDGAVAAMSEPMVSHDCVAFWLLSQEVSQHVKVVQSGQGADEILAGYSWYPPLADVPRDQAAEAYRSVFMDRRWPTLQGLLGERWRSDDDTPSAFVDREFARPGADDSVDAALRSDTTIMLVDDPVKRVDNMTMAWGLEARVPFLDHEFVELAGAVPTALKLADGGKGVLKRASRGIVPDAVIDRTKGSFPVPAIRQLEGPYLERVRVALHAPEARERGLFDPATVERMLRDPNTTRTEIGANALWQLGLIEMWLQHQGVR; encoded by the coding sequence ATGTGCGGGCTCGCGGGCGAGATCCGCTTCGACGGCACCGCACCCGACGTGGTCGCGGTCGCCCGGATGACGGGCTGCATGGTGCACCGGGGCCCCGACGGCGACGGCCTGTGGGCCCGCGGCCCCGTCGCGCTCGGCCACCGACGTCTGTCGATCGTCGACCTGTCCACCGCCGGGGCGCAGCCGATGGTCGTGGCGCGGCTGGGTCTCACGATCGCCTACAACGGCATGGTCTACAACTACCGGCAGCTCCGCGACGAGCTGCACGGCAAGGGCCACACCTTCGACTCGACGTCGGACACCGAGGTCATCGTCGCCGCGTACGCCGAGTGGGGCACCGCGTTCGTCGAGCACCTGGTCGGGATGTTCGCGATCGCGATCTGGGAGCACGCCAGCGGGCGGCTCGTCCTGGCGCGGGACCGCCTGGGCATCAAGCCGCTCTACGTCGCTCCTGTGCCCGGCGGGCTCCGGTTCGCGAGCTCCCTGCCCGCGGTCCTGGCGGGCAGCGGCGGCGGCAGCCATGACGTCGACACGTCGATCGACCCGGTCGCCTTCGCGTCGTACATGACCTTCCACTCGATCGTCCCGGCTCCGCGCACGATCCTGTCCGGTGTCGGCAAGCTCCCGCCCGCGACCGTCCGGGTGGTCGAGCCCGACGGCACGACCACGGACACCGTGTACTGGGAACCCCGGTTCGAGCGTGACCCGGCCAAGGCCGACTGGTCGGACCAGGACTGGCAGCACGCCATGGTCGAGTCCCTCCGCACCGCGGTCGGACGGCGCATGGTCGCCGACGTCCCCGTGGGCGTGCTGCTCTCCGGCGGCATCGACTCCTCGCTCGTGGTCGCCCTGCTCGCCGAGGCCGGTCAGCGCGACCTCGCCACGTTCAGCATCGGCTTCGAGGCGGCCGGCGGTGAGTCCGGCGACGAGTTCGAGTACTCGGACCTGGTCGCCCGGCACTTCGGCACCGACCACCACCGCATCCGCATCCCGTCGTCGCGGCTGCTCGACGGCATCGACGGCGCGGTGGCGGCGATGAGCGAGCCCATGGTCAGCCACGACTGCGTCGCGTTCTGGCTGCTGTCACAAGAGGTCTCGCAGCACGTCAAGGTCGTGCAGTCCGGGCAGGGTGCCGACGAGATCCTGGCCGGCTACAGCTGGTACCCGCCGCTGGCGGACGTCCCGCGGGACCAGGCCGCCGAGGCGTACCGCTCGGTGTTCATGGACCGCCGCTGGCCGACTCTGCAGGGACTGCTCGGGGAGCGCTGGCGCAGCGACGACGACACCCCGTCGGCGTTCGTCGACCGCGAGTTCGCCCGCCCCGGTGCCGACGACAGCGTGGACGCCGCACTCCGCAGCGACACGACCATCATGCTCGTCGACGACCCGGTCAAGCGCGTCGACAACATGACCATGGCGTGGGGGCTCGAGGCCCGCGTCCCGTTCCTCGACCACGAGTTCGTCGAGCTGGCCGGGGCGGTCCCGACGGCGCTCAAGCTCGCCGACGGCGGCAAGGGCGTGCTGAAGCGCGCGTCGCGCGGCATCGTCCCCGACGCCGTCATCGACCGCACCAAGGGCTCGTTCCCCGTGCCGGCGATCCGGCAGCTCGAGGGCCCCTACCTCGAGCGCGTCCGCGTCGCGCTGCACGCACCAGAGGCGCGCGAGCGCGGCCTGTTCGACCCGGCGACGGTGGAGCGGATGCTCCGCGACCCGAACACCACCAGGACCGAGATCGGCGCGAACGCGCTCTGGCAGCTCGGCCTGATCGAGATGTGGCTGCAGCACCAGGGGGTGCGGTGA